One Sanguibacter sp. HDW7 DNA window includes the following coding sequences:
- the fliQ gene encoding flagellar biosynthesis protein FliQ, translated as MSPNAVLDVALSAMVIAAKLAAPILITALVVGFAVSLLQSITQVQEVTLSFVPKAIAVAVALLVAGHWMIAELVAFTQELFARIPTLLGG; from the coding sequence ATGAGCCCGAACGCGGTCCTCGACGTCGCGCTCAGCGCGATGGTGATCGCCGCGAAGCTTGCGGCGCCGATCCTCATCACTGCGCTCGTCGTCGGGTTCGCCGTCTCGCTCCTGCAGTCGATCACGCAGGTGCAGGAGGTCACGCTGTCGTTCGTGCCGAAGGCGATCGCTGTCGCGGTCGCGCTGCTCGTCGCGGGGCACTGGATGATCGCGGAGCTCGTCGCGTTCACGCAGGAGCTCTTCGCCCGAATCCCGACGCTCCTCGGGGGCTGA
- the fliP gene encoding flagellar type III secretion system pore protein FliP (The bacterial flagellar biogenesis protein FliP forms a type III secretion system (T3SS)-type pore required for flagellar assembly.), producing the protein MSVRAGRRLHAALRAAVVVAMAFVVTVGVGLAMSSPAEAGPVVPQHVAAVQQVATTTAAELPAAPLPAAPDDADDDGEGTVSIYIDGERSKPSTSLLVLLGTTVLSVAPAILLMMTSFTKIFVVLGLTRNALGLTTVPPNQVLAGLALFLSLFVMQPVLGQINETALQPYLDGSIDLGGAVEAATGPLREFMLGLTREDDIALMTRAGNLENPASPQDVPMLTLIPAFMLSELRAAFIIGVVIFVPFLVVDLVVSSALMSMGMMMLPPVMISLPFKLLLFVLVDGWSLIITSLVGTYT; encoded by the coding sequence GTGAGCGTCCGCGCCGGGCGACGTCTTCACGCGGCCCTGCGCGCCGCGGTCGTCGTCGCGATGGCGTTCGTCGTCACCGTCGGCGTGGGGCTTGCGATGTCGTCACCGGCCGAGGCCGGCCCGGTCGTGCCCCAGCACGTGGCGGCCGTCCAGCAGGTCGCCACGACGACGGCGGCAGAGCTGCCGGCCGCTCCGTTGCCCGCAGCTCCCGACGATGCGGACGACGACGGCGAGGGCACCGTCTCGATCTACATCGACGGCGAGAGGTCGAAGCCGTCGACGTCCCTGCTCGTCCTGCTCGGCACGACCGTCCTGTCGGTCGCACCCGCGATCCTTCTCATGATGACGAGCTTCACGAAGATCTTCGTCGTGCTCGGCCTCACCCGGAACGCGCTGGGCCTCACGACCGTCCCTCCGAACCAGGTGCTCGCGGGGCTCGCACTGTTCCTCTCGCTCTTCGTCATGCAGCCCGTCCTCGGGCAGATCAACGAGACGGCGCTGCAGCCGTACCTCGACGGCTCGATCGACCTCGGTGGCGCCGTCGAGGCGGCGACCGGACCGCTGCGCGAGTTCATGCTCGGTCTCACGCGCGAGGACGACATCGCCCTCATGACGCGCGCGGGCAATCTTGAGAACCCGGCGAGCCCGCAGGACGTCCCGATGCTCACGCTCATCCCGGCGTTCATGCTCTCAGAGCTGCGGGCCGCGTTCATCATCGGCGTCGTCATCTTCGTGCCGTTCCTCGTCGTCGACCTCGTCGTCTCGTCCGCCCTCATGAGCATGGGCATGATGATGCTCCCGCCCGTGATGATCTCGCTGCCGTTCAAGCTGCTGCTCTTCGTCCTCGTCGACGGCTGGTCGCTCATCATCACGTCGCTCGTCGGGACGTACACATGA
- a CDS encoding flagellar biosynthetic protein FliO, with product MELVVPLLRTVVAVAAIVGLLWWAGRRLSGRAPSGAGLAGSGLGGPGLASRPRQAASRGAGLGSVLAAVRARLGERRPAPERALRVVERATLSPRASVALVELGGRRLLLGVGEQGITVLDRSVVPAASASADGDEPDDAPAHDATAEPSCVDLDFEAILQESLATTEGAPGRAENR from the coding sequence ATGGAGCTCGTCGTCCCTCTGCTGCGGACCGTGGTCGCGGTCGCCGCGATCGTCGGGCTCCTGTGGTGGGCCGGGCGACGGCTCTCGGGCCGTGCGCCGTCGGGCGCGGGCCTCGCGGGCTCGGGCCTCGGCGGCCCGGGCCTGGCATCTCGTCCGCGACAGGCAGCCAGCAGGGGTGCCGGCCTGGGATCGGTGCTCGCGGCGGTGAGGGCGAGGCTCGGTGAGCGCCGTCCTGCGCCCGAGCGTGCGCTGCGCGTCGTCGAGCGCGCGACCCTGTCACCGCGCGCGAGCGTCGCGCTCGTCGAGCTCGGAGGTCGACGCCTGCTGCTCGGCGTGGGGGAGCAGGGCATCACGGTGCTCGACCGTTCCGTCGTGCCGGCGGCGTCCGCCTCCGCAGACGGGGACGAGCCCGACGATGCCCCCGCGCACGACGCGACGGCCGAGCCGTCGTGCGTCGACCTGGACTTCGAGGCGATCCTCCAGGAGAGCCTCGCGACGACCGAGGGCGCGCCGGGGCGCGCTGAGAACCGGTGA
- the fliN gene encoding flagellar motor switch protein FliN, translating into MTSQTDSAALALPAALALAAALPTDVPLGVRARSVDDVVPAGAGVSAKVVGAAGATLTLVVGTAVDAALESAGGSVVDVVRPALEAAALSLREGVVSELRDVASTEAAFAVEGTEVFALTEGEAVVGWFAVRVAPAAARTPGRPAQQGPTAAALRMLYDVEMTLTAEIGRAKLPVRQVLDLVPGSVIELDRVAGAPADLMVNGHLVARGEVVVVDEDYGLRITEIVDLAHAGL; encoded by the coding sequence ATGACATCCCAGACCGACAGCGCCGCACTGGCGCTCCCCGCCGCCCTGGCCCTCGCCGCCGCGCTGCCGACGGACGTCCCGCTGGGCGTGCGTGCACGCTCGGTCGACGACGTCGTCCCGGCGGGTGCCGGCGTCAGTGCGAAGGTCGTGGGCGCCGCCGGTGCCACGCTCACGCTCGTCGTGGGAACGGCGGTCGATGCGGCGCTCGAGAGCGCAGGCGGGTCCGTCGTCGACGTCGTTCGGCCGGCGCTCGAGGCTGCGGCGCTCTCGCTGCGGGAGGGCGTGGTCTCCGAGCTGCGTGATGTGGCGTCGACCGAGGCGGCGTTCGCGGTCGAGGGGACCGAGGTCTTCGCGCTCACCGAGGGCGAGGCGGTCGTCGGCTGGTTCGCAGTGCGTGTCGCTCCGGCTGCGGCGCGGACGCCCGGGCGTCCGGCGCAGCAGGGGCCGACCGCGGCCGCGCTACGCATGCTCTACGACGTCGAGATGACGCTCACGGCCGAGATCGGCAGGGCGAAGCTCCCGGTCCGACAGGTTCTCGACCTCGTGCCGGGCTCGGTCATCGAGCTCGACCGGGTCGCGGGAGCTCCTGCGGACCTCATGGTCAACGGTCACCTCGTGGCGCGCGGCGAGGTCGTCGTCGTCGACGAGGACTACGGCCTGCGCATCACGGAGATCGTCGACCTCGCGCACGCGGGGCTCTGA
- a CDS encoding flagellar motor switch protein FliM — protein sequence MPSPGGPILACVTDEPPRVAPPTVEPYDFRRPMTLAREYSRAIEMAAETFARQWGTLLTSRLRVVTGIQLDSVHMVSYDDYIGSLDDPTLMVVGKLAGSHAPLVVQVPLELSLLWIDLMLAGPGLHGAVPAREHTEIESELLTKVLQTALGDLRYAFASVAPLDAAISQLQYSPQFAQLVPAAEPVVRIAYTVALDGHEWTATVMTPAEHLIDALRATEGSGRGRSESDDVREARRRVNAHVHEVPLEIAVRLRSLPVRPRELVELAVGDLVMLTHPSSRPLDVVVDDKVLAHAVVGAHGRQLACQVVNFEEDER from the coding sequence ATGCCTTCACCCGGTGGGCCGATCTTGGCCTGCGTGACAGACGAACCACCCCGGGTCGCTCCGCCGACCGTCGAGCCCTACGACTTCAGGCGTCCCATGACGCTCGCACGCGAGTACTCACGTGCGATCGAGATGGCCGCGGAGACCTTCGCGCGCCAGTGGGGCACCCTGCTGACGTCGCGCCTGCGCGTCGTCACGGGCATCCAGCTCGACTCCGTGCACATGGTGTCGTACGACGACTACATCGGCAGCCTCGACGACCCGACGCTCATGGTCGTCGGGAAGCTCGCGGGCTCGCACGCGCCTCTCGTCGTGCAGGTGCCGCTCGAGCTGTCGCTCCTGTGGATCGACCTCATGCTCGCCGGGCCCGGCCTCCACGGTGCGGTGCCGGCGCGCGAGCACACGGAGATCGAGTCGGAGCTGCTGACGAAGGTGCTGCAGACGGCGCTCGGTGACCTGCGGTACGCGTTCGCGTCCGTCGCGCCGCTCGACGCGGCGATCTCCCAGCTCCAGTACAGCCCGCAGTTCGCACAGCTCGTGCCGGCCGCGGAGCCCGTCGTGCGCATCGCCTACACGGTGGCCCTCGACGGTCACGAGTGGACGGCGACGGTCATGACCCCCGCCGAGCACCTCATCGACGCGCTGCGTGCGACGGAGGGCTCGGGCCGCGGCCGCAGCGAGTCCGACGACGTCCGTGAGGCTCGTCGTCGTGTCAACGCGCACGTCCACGAGGTCCCGCTCGAGATCGCCGTGCGGCTCCGGTCGCTGCCGGTCCGCCCCCGTGAGCTCGTCGAGCTCGCGGTAGGGGACCTCGTCATGCTCACGCATCCGTCGTCACGCCCGCTCGACGTGGTTGTCGACGACAAGGTCCTGGCCCACGCGGTGGTCGGTGCCCACGGCCGGCAGCTCGCGTGCCAGGTCGTCAACTTCGAGGAGGACGAACGATGA
- a CDS encoding flagellar basal body-associated FliL family protein: MAVVEQRVVGAGRQRVGAGRGAPPEPEPEETGSGSGRRSRLKLVATVAAAAVLVIALAVYLVVVRPEAAARKAAAPPEPGAIVQLEPMNVNLAAGKYLRVGLGLQLTDEAGAEFDVTRAKDAVITLLTGRKVDEVVTPEGREAVREALEEQLGAAYDGDVMGVYFTDFVTQ, translated from the coding sequence GTGGCCGTCGTGGAGCAGCGGGTCGTGGGTGCAGGGCGCCAGAGGGTCGGTGCCGGGCGTGGAGCGCCCCCCGAGCCGGAGCCGGAGGAGACCGGGTCGGGCTCGGGCAGGAGGTCGAGGCTCAAGCTCGTCGCGACCGTCGCGGCCGCGGCCGTCCTGGTGATCGCCCTGGCCGTCTATCTCGTCGTGGTGCGCCCGGAGGCCGCGGCACGCAAGGCGGCGGCGCCGCCCGAGCCGGGCGCGATCGTCCAGCTCGAGCCGATGAACGTCAACCTCGCGGCGGGCAAGTACCTGCGGGTGGGGCTGGGGCTGCAGCTCACGGACGAGGCAGGCGCTGAGTTCGACGTCACGCGCGCCAAGGATGCGGTCATCACGCTGCTCACGGGGCGCAAGGTCGACGAGGTCGTGACGCCCGAGGGGCGTGAGGCTGTCCGGGAGGCTCTTGAGGAGCAGCTCGGCGCTGCGTACGACGGCGACGTCATGGGCGTGTACTTCACGGACTTCGTCACGCAATGA
- a CDS encoding flagellar motor protein MotB — protein MSAPRRRRREEPEEHVNHERWLVSYSDMMTVLMALFLVMYAIGQVDAGKFEALKSSLSRGFGHTGDVVLVGGTGVMDATSDLVGVPDIGSTLTGLGDQVANDGGDKGPTQAEIEAAKGELADLTGLRDEIARALGAKGHAGAVEFRVTAEGLVIGMVTEDVFFTPGSDRIAGEFGEVIDAIGGPLAKSGFELKIEGHADTVPAGSRFETNWDLSAARATAVLRRLVEHRGVAPAHVSAVGYGEARPLVAGQDSEALATNRRVDIVVLSAQPERVRELLPQITYEKEGA, from the coding sequence GTGAGCGCGCCCCGCCGCCGGCGTCGCGAGGAGCCGGAGGAGCACGTCAACCACGAGCGTTGGCTCGTCAGCTACTCGGACATGATGACCGTCCTCATGGCACTGTTCCTCGTCATGTACGCGATCGGTCAGGTCGACGCGGGCAAGTTCGAGGCGTTGAAGTCCTCGTTGTCGCGCGGCTTCGGGCACACGGGGGACGTCGTGCTCGTCGGCGGGACGGGCGTCATGGACGCGACGAGCGACCTCGTGGGCGTGCCGGACATCGGGTCGACGCTCACGGGGCTCGGCGACCAGGTCGCCAACGACGGCGGTGACAAGGGCCCGACGCAGGCCGAGATCGAGGCCGCGAAGGGCGAGCTCGCCGACCTCACGGGGCTGCGCGACGAGATCGCGCGTGCCCTCGGTGCGAAGGGCCACGCGGGCGCGGTCGAGTTCCGCGTGACGGCCGAGGGCCTCGTCATCGGCATGGTGACGGAGGACGTGTTCTTCACGCCGGGCTCGGACCGGATCGCGGGCGAGTTCGGCGAGGTCATCGACGCGATCGGCGGGCCGCTCGCGAAGAGCGGCTTCGAGCTGAAGATCGAGGGGCACGCGGACACCGTGCCTGCCGGGTCGCGGTTCGAGACGAACTGGGACCTGTCGGCGGCCCGGGCGACCGCCGTCCTGCGACGGCTCGTCGAGCACCGTGGCGTCGCCCCGGCACACGTCTCCGCTGTCGGCTACGGCGAGGCACGACCGCTCGTCGCGGGCCAGGACTCCGAGGCGCTCGCGACGAACCGTCGTGTCGACATCGTCGTGCTGAGCGCACAGCCCGAGCGGGTGCGCGAGCTCCTGCCGCAGATCACGTACGAGAAGGAAGGGGCCTGA
- a CDS encoding motility protein A, which translates to MDPATALGLIVGFGGVLAMIFLEGASPMSIMLPAPMVLVFVGTFGAAMAGGPMRDFVGALKALPRAFSAKVPSPDASIASIVSLAERARREGLLALEGSARDLDDPFLKEGLRAAIDGTDPEDLRVILEDRISAKRAADRVSSKIFQDMGGYAPTIGIVGTVVSLVHVLENLSQPEQLGHMIAAAFVATLWGIASANLMWLPISNKLRRLSDLECAQMELVVEGLLSVQSGANPRLVGERLRSLLPPGQQLKDAA; encoded by the coding sequence ATGGATCCGGCAACCGCTCTGGGACTGATCGTCGGCTTCGGTGGCGTCCTCGCGATGATCTTCCTCGAGGGCGCGTCGCCGATGAGCATCATGCTCCCGGCCCCGATGGTCCTCGTGTTCGTCGGCACGTTCGGCGCCGCGATGGCCGGCGGTCCGATGCGTGACTTCGTCGGCGCGCTCAAGGCGCTGCCGCGGGCGTTCTCCGCGAAGGTCCCCTCGCCCGACGCGTCGATCGCGTCGATCGTCTCCCTCGCGGAGCGTGCCCGACGTGAAGGCCTGCTCGCGCTCGAGGGCTCGGCCCGCGACCTCGACGACCCCTTCCTCAAGGAGGGTCTGCGTGCCGCGATCGACGGGACGGATCCTGAGGACCTCCGGGTCATCCTCGAGGACCGGATCTCGGCGAAGCGCGCAGCCGACCGCGTCTCCTCGAAGATCTTCCAGGACATGGGGGGCTACGCCCCGACGATCGGCATCGTCGGCACGGTCGTCTCGCTCGTCCACGTGCTCGAGAACCTCTCGCAGCCCGAGCAGCTGGGCCACATGATCGCAGCGGCGTTCGTCGCGACCCTCTGGGGCATCGCGTCGGCCAACCTCATGTGGCTGCCGATCTCCAACAAGCTCCGCCGGCTCTCGGACCTCGAGTGCGCACAGATGGAGCTCGTCGTCGAAGGGCTCCTCTCGGTGCAGTCGGGTGCCAACCCGCGCCTCGTCGGTGAACGGCTCCGGTCGCTCCTGCCGCCCGGCCAGCAGCTCAAGGACGCGGCGTGA
- a CDS encoding flagellar FlbD family protein: MIVVTRLHGGRFAVNPDLVQRVETTPDTVITLVDGTKYIVSETLEELVDAMTDARARVIARAQAMTDEEPAPAGRQTLSVVPSSPQEAR; this comes from the coding sequence ATGATCGTCGTCACACGCCTTCACGGGGGACGTTTTGCCGTCAACCCCGACCTCGTCCAGCGTGTCGAGACGACTCCCGACACGGTCATCACACTGGTCGACGGCACCAAGTACATCGTGAGCGAGACGCTCGAGGAGCTCGTCGACGCGATGACCGACGCACGGGCCCGCGTCATCGCCCGAGCCCAGGCCATGACAGACGAGGAGCCTGCGCCCGCGGGGCGCCAGACGCTCTCGGTGGTCCCCTCGTCGCCGCAGGAGGCCCGCTGA
- a CDS encoding methyl-accepting chemotaxis protein: MTTTTAATTDTRRWRLADLRIRSKILVLAIFLSLAATVVATFASVQLQSLATLTSSVGRGTAEMSESLRLLQSNVWRTRAAVLEIGAVPEAQRGAVKAEIDSVYAEVAASQASYEEYFRRVTGQELVSAGAFYDAWRAYGAVAVDKMVPAALAGGDETFQALQSTEGATTGDAAIVALDGIKADLDGAIETSLDEAHGKATSTTVLLVALSVILIVLGLTCAFYIAGAIARPIIRVRDALQRVARGDLSTDVPIRSRDEVGQMSIALNEAQATLRDVIAGVAESSTTVSASAEELAAGNAQITSGAEETSARAGVVAAAAEQVSRDVQTVAAGAEQMSASIREIAQNAAEAASVAATATSQAATTSETIARLGASSQEIGAVVRAITSIAEQTNLLALNATIEAARAGEAGKGFAVVAGEVKELAQETARATEDIARRVEAIQADTDGAVTAIGEITHIVGQINDYQMTIASAVEEQTATTNEMSRSVTEAATGSSEIARSITGVATASASTSDVVTQTGSAVDELARLAADLRSKVSVFSF; the protein is encoded by the coding sequence ATGACCACGACCACCGCAGCGACCACGGACACGAGACGATGGCGACTTGCCGACCTGCGCATCCGCTCGAAGATCCTCGTGCTCGCGATCTTCCTCAGCCTCGCCGCCACCGTCGTCGCGACGTTCGCCTCGGTCCAGCTCCAGAGCCTCGCGACGCTCACCTCGTCAGTGGGCCGGGGTACCGCCGAGATGAGCGAGTCGCTCCGGCTCTTGCAGAGCAACGTCTGGCGTACCCGCGCGGCGGTCCTCGAGATCGGTGCGGTCCCGGAGGCGCAGCGCGGCGCGGTGAAGGCCGAGATCGACAGCGTCTACGCCGAGGTCGCCGCGTCGCAGGCGTCGTACGAGGAGTACTTCAGGCGCGTCACCGGCCAGGAGCTCGTCTCGGCGGGCGCGTTCTACGACGCGTGGCGCGCGTACGGCGCGGTCGCCGTCGACAAGATGGTTCCCGCCGCCCTCGCCGGCGGCGACGAGACCTTCCAGGCCCTGCAGTCGACCGAGGGGGCGACCACGGGCGATGCGGCGATCGTCGCGCTCGACGGCATCAAGGCCGACCTCGATGGCGCGATCGAGACCTCTCTCGACGAGGCTCACGGCAAGGCGACGTCGACGACGGTCCTCCTCGTCGCCCTCTCCGTCATCCTCATCGTCCTGGGCCTCACGTGCGCGTTCTACATCGCCGGGGCGATCGCGCGCCCCATCATCCGCGTCCGCGACGCGCTGCAGCGCGTCGCCCGGGGCGACCTCTCGACCGACGTCCCCATCCGCAGCCGCGACGAGGTCGGCCAGATGTCGATCGCGCTCAACGAGGCGCAGGCCACGCTGCGCGACGTCATCGCGGGCGTCGCCGAGTCCTCGACGACCGTCTCCGCGTCCGCCGAGGAGCTCGCTGCGGGCAACGCGCAGATCACGTCCGGCGCCGAGGAGACGTCGGCCCGCGCCGGCGTCGTCGCCGCTGCCGCCGAGCAGGTCTCGCGCGACGTCCAGACGGTCGCCGCGGGCGCCGAGCAGATGAGCGCGTCGATCCGTGAGATCGCGCAGAACGCCGCCGAGGCCGCGTCGGTCGCCGCCACCGCGACGTCGCAGGCCGCGACGACCTCCGAGACGATCGCCCGCCTGGGCGCGTCCTCGCAGGAGATCGGCGCGGTCGTCCGCGCTATCACCTCGATCGCCGAGCAGACCAACCTCCTCGCGCTCAACGCGACCATCGAGGCCGCCCGCGCCGGCGAGGCAGGCAAGGGCTTCGCCGTCGTCGCCGGCGAGGTCAAGGAGCTCGCCCAGGAGACGGCGCGCGCCACCGAGGACATCGCTCGTCGGGTCGAGGCCATCCAGGCCGACACCGACGGCGCCGTCACCGCGATCGGCGAGATCACGCACATCGTCGGGCAGATCAACGACTACCAGATGACGATCGCCTCGGCGGTCGAGGAGCAGACGGCGACGACGAACGAGATGTCGCGCTCCGTCACCGAGGCCGCGACGGGCTCGTCCGAGATCGCACGGTCGATCACGGGCGTCGCGACGGCGTCGGCGTCGACGAGCGACGTCGTCACACAGACGGGCTCCGCGGTCGACGAGCTTGCGCGCCTCGCCGCGGACCTGCGTTCGAAGGTCTCCGTCTTCAGCTTCTGA
- a CDS encoding flagellar hook protein FlgE, with protein MLRSLFSGISGLRSHQTMLDVTGNNIANANTVGFKTSQVQFQDTLSQVLQNAGSPQAGQGGSNPAQVGLGVRVAAITTNFQQGASQTTNRSTDMMISGDGFFVVERAGQQYYTRNGSFELDALGQIVTADGSLVQGWTAAADGTVDVGGPVGDLRLPMTTLVGASATTEVKFGGNLPDDAALGTILTRDVEVYDGVGTASTLAVTYTRTAAGWDVSASDGVNTATGAMTFGPDGLLTGGGTMTVGARTVDLSGVTGYAALTTVEATGRDGARAGALQSFAINPDGTIMGAFSNGTKQAVGRISIASFANPVGLEKAGGSTYTTSVNSGDAQIGVAGQGGRGNLMGGALEMSNVDLSQEFTNLIIAQRGFQASSRVITTSDELLSELVNLKR; from the coding sequence ATGCTGCGCTCTCTCTTCTCCGGCATCTCCGGGCTCCGCTCGCACCAGACCATGCTCGACGTCACGGGCAACAACATCGCCAACGCCAACACCGTCGGCTTCAAGACCTCGCAGGTCCAGTTCCAGGACACGCTCTCGCAGGTCCTGCAGAACGCGGGCTCACCGCAGGCCGGGCAGGGCGGCTCGAACCCCGCCCAGGTCGGTCTCGGTGTGCGCGTCGCCGCGATCACGACGAACTTCCAGCAGGGTGCGTCGCAGACGACGAACCGCTCGACGGACATGATGATCTCGGGCGACGGCTTCTTCGTCGTCGAGCGCGCGGGTCAGCAGTACTACACGCGCAACGGCTCGTTCGAGCTCGACGCGCTCGGCCAGATCGTCACGGCCGACGGCTCGCTCGTCCAGGGCTGGACGGCCGCGGCCGACGGCACGGTCGACGTGGGCGGTCCGGTCGGTGACCTGCGTCTGCCGATGACGACGCTCGTCGGCGCGAGCGCGACGACCGAGGTGAAGTTCGGCGGCAACCTGCCGGACGACGCGGCGCTCGGCACGATCCTCACTCGCGACGTCGAGGTGTACGACGGCGTCGGCACGGCCTCGACGCTCGCCGTGACCTACACGCGGACCGCGGCCGGCTGGGACGTCTCCGCGTCCGACGGCGTCAACACGGCGACCGGCGCGATGACGTTCGGCCCCGACGGCCTCCTCACGGGCGGCGGCACGATGACCGTCGGTGCGCGCACCGTCGACCTCTCGGGCGTCACAGGCTACGCGGCCCTCACGACGGTCGAGGCGACCGGCCGTGACGGTGCGCGCGCCGGGGCGCTGCAGTCTTTCGCGATCAACCCCGACGGCACGATCATGGGTGCGTTCTCGAACGGCACGAAGCAGGCGGTCGGCCGCATCTCGATCGCGTCCTTCGCGAACCCGGTCGGCCTCGAGAAGGCTGGTGGCTCGACCTACACGACGTCCGTCAACTCGGGTGACGCCCAGATCGGCGTCGCGGGCCAGGGTGGCCGCGGCAACCTCATGGGTGGCGCGCTCGAGATGTCGAACGTCGACCTCTCGCAGGAGTTCACGAACCTCATCATCGCGCAGCGTGGCTTCCAGGCGAGCTCGCGCGTCATCACGACGAGCGACGAGCTGCTCTCCGAGCTCGTCAACCTCAAGCGCTGA
- a CDS encoding flagellar hook assembly protein FlgD codes for MTDAVTAAGGTSIYSGVNPSTAKNELDGESFLKLLVAQLRYQDPSSPMDTNQMMAQTSQLASVEQLTQLGRTSLESFALQMRATATAFVGQHVSYTDAEGNTRTGYASGVSFAGPVPTVRVGDTDVTLDAISGILPPPEPEKPDSTQDPAEAADPGATPTPDSSAA; via the coding sequence ATGACAGATGCAGTGACCGCTGCCGGAGGCACGTCGATCTACTCGGGCGTGAACCCGTCGACCGCGAAGAACGAGCTTGACGGGGAGTCGTTCCTCAAGCTGCTCGTCGCCCAGCTGCGGTACCAGGATCCGTCGTCCCCCATGGATACGAACCAGATGATGGCGCAGACCTCGCAGCTCGCGTCGGTCGAGCAGCTCACGCAGCTCGGCAGGACGTCGCTCGAGTCGTTCGCGCTCCAGATGCGCGCGACCGCGACCGCGTTCGTCGGCCAGCACGTCTCCTACACCGACGCCGAGGGGAACACCCGGACCGGGTACGCCTCCGGAGTCTCCTTCGCCGGCCCCGTGCCGACGGTCCGCGTCGGGGACACCGACGTCACGCTCGACGCGATCTCCGGGATCCTCCCGCCTCCCGAGCCCGAGAAGCCCGACTCCACGCAGGACCCGGCCGAAGCGGCCGACCCCGGCGCCACCCCGACCCCCGACAGCTCCGCGGCCTGA
- a CDS encoding flagellar hook-length control protein FliK: MTTITQVLPAPAPVRSGARAAAPGSFDDFSRSLAAANEPPPEAPGERTAQVARADDATPGQEGSAPDLGAVGDVVVNLVPQPAPAPTGAASLLAGASADTQVGAPAVPTDGTHATDDRAAEAAGQVPAAGALTTSAEVVTVVATAPAVAAPADVAAAPAAASDAAPVDVVAAPAGAVASAGSAPTPSTATMPTAITSGAPAGGASAGAMAPADAAAGVPTGLAAAPKTAAAPATEQAPALVAALTDPVVAPVPTPRAPTQAAPVVAPAVPSVPQQAAPLDDQLRVPLGALRTLPFGDHILTLRVEPRDLGPVQVRAHLGADGLRVELVGATDTVREQLRAVLPDLRRELAATGGGDLSLDEGTIAERDGRNAEREAPDARPGVAALTTNASATADRPVTPTDDAARHGGVDVIA; the protein is encoded by the coding sequence ATGACGACGATCACGCAGGTGCTGCCCGCGCCCGCGCCCGTGCGGTCGGGTGCCCGCGCCGCAGCGCCAGGGAGCTTCGACGACTTCTCGCGCTCGCTCGCGGCCGCGAACGAGCCGCCGCCCGAGGCCCCCGGGGAACGGACGGCTCAGGTGGCCCGGGCCGACGACGCGACGCCCGGCCAGGAGGGCTCGGCCCCCGACCTCGGTGCCGTCGGCGACGTCGTCGTGAACCTCGTCCCGCAGCCTGCACCCGCGCCGACGGGCGCCGCTTCGCTGCTCGCCGGGGCTTCCGCGGACACGCAGGTCGGCGCGCCCGCGGTGCCGACCGACGGGACGCACGCGACGGACGACCGCGCCGCCGAGGCCGCCGGGCAGGTCCCGGCCGCGGGCGCGCTCACGACCTCCGCCGAGGTCGTGACGGTCGTCGCGACAGCACCCGCCGTCGCCGCACCCGCGGACGTGGCCGCGGCCCCCGCCGCCGCGTCCGACGCCGCACCCGTGGACGTGGTCGCGGCCCCCGCCGGGGCGGTCGCGTCGGCGGGCAGCGCCCCCACGCCGTCCACCGCGACCATGCCCACCGCGATCACGTCCGGCGCACCCGCGGGCGGCGCGTCCGCGGGTGCGATGGCCCCGGCTGATGCTGCTGCGGGCGTGCCCACGGGCCTGGCCGCGGCACCGAAGACGGCCGCCGCACCCGCGACCGAGCAGGCGCCCGCGCTGGTGGCTGCCCTGACGGATCCCGTCGTCGCCCCCGTGCCGACGCCGCGGGCCCCCACCCAGGCCGCACCCGTTGTCGCCCCCGCAGTGCCGAGCGTCCCGCAGCAGGCCGCGCCTCTCGACGACCAGCTCCGCGTGCCGCTCGGCGCGCTGCGCACCCTGCCGTTCGGCGACCACATCCTCACCCTGCGTGTCGAGCCGCGTGACCTCGGCCCCGTCCAGGTCCGCGCCCACCTCGGCGCGGACGGCCTGCGCGTCGAGCTTGTCGGCGCGACCGACACCGTCCGCGAGCAGCTGCGCGCGGTCCTGCCCGACCTGCGCCGCGAGCTCGCGGCCACGGGCGGCGGCGACCTCAGCCTCGACGAGGGCACGATCGCCGAGCGCGACGGCCGGAACGCCGAGCGTGAGGCACCCGACGCCCGGCCTGGCGTCGCCGCTCTCACGACCAACGCGTCGGCCACTGCCGACCGACCCGTCACACCCACCGACGACGCGGCCCGCCACGGCGGCGTCGACGTGATCGCCTGA